In the Epinephelus fuscoguttatus linkage group LG10, E.fuscoguttatus.final_Chr_v1 genome, aAGCTTATTTTACCTTGTATTGGCAGGGAAATTAAACATAATTGAAGCCAAGGCTGGTAGCACTGGATAACATTTACTCTTCTACTCTTAGTAGACCTGATTTAAATAGTGTTAAGATAAAATACTTTGTTCAGAATATATTTCAAtggagataaaatgaaaaagttcTCTCAGATACTCAAAAATCCTCTTAACTTGACAAACCAAGATCGTCTTGACTCTCTTGTGAGCACTGACCTAGAAACTGGCTTCAAGAGAATCACATGTTCACTGGGCCTGAACACCTCAGACTGTAAATGTTCTGATCGTCTCAGTCTAAAGCAGATTTTTTACTAACTGACATTCATTTGGGACAAATAAAGacactgtgctgtgttgtgtggACAAGGAAGAGCAGAATAATGTGtcttaagaaaaaaatgtgtagaAACCCATCTGTCGAATGTGAAGTCGGAGGCAGATGGTGTGGCTCTGTCTCTGTTCACATTTCTCGCCAAAGCTTAGAGTGGAGCTAGGAGACATGGCTACATTTGCAGGAATTTGAAGTCTTTCCCTCTAAACTTACCATGGCAGCTTTAAACATGATTTTTACATCAAGTGACAGTATCTCTGGTGGTGTAGTATGTTGTGGTACTCCTGAATAGAAGGGGGGAAAGCTAACAGCACAGCTTTGGATTCTCAGGCTTCTAGTCAACTGGGCCAACAAAACTATCAAGATTTCTTGACAAAAACACTTACACTTTGCATCCAGGGCTAGCATTTCTAACATAACTGCTTTTGGATTGAAATGGCTTTGGTAGCAGTTGTATTACTACACTTGTTTGGATCTTCATTGTCAATATTATTCACCTACCCTAAAGCCTTAATGATTTACTGTGCAggacttttataaaaaaaacaatgtatgaaCTCATGTAAAAAACTTATGTTCTTACTTTGCAGTGTTCAAGACATTTCTGGGCACAGTGTGTAGGTGAGTTTgtgactttataaaaaggtagcagcTAGGTGTCAGACCATAGGCAGCATGCacccaagaggaagctacaaaattTGTGGGCACAGTGACAATAAATGCAAATTTAGTGAAGCAAAACATCAAGCAGACTCtagggttggctttcactttcactatcACTGGCAATAGTGTGTTGACAAACAATAATGAGAGTTTTTGCATTGTATGCCTTCAACCTTAATTCTCAACATTAATTGTGTTTTAGAGTTTAAAGAGTCAGTAATCTGCAATCAAAGCCAGAATTGCGGTGCCTGCTAAGGACAATTTATCTGACTTTTTCGAACAGACAATTTGACATTCACACCAGCCCGTcccattcccaggttgtcaaaccAACTAAAGCTTGGCAATTCATATCACAGCAATGCTACGTATGAAGAAATGGTTATGCATTGGTGGACCGTTTGGTTGTTTGAGGTGGACAGAGCGATCACCCGATTTCATTTCCAGGTCATCAAAAACCAATGCTTTGACAAGCCCCGCGGCATGTGATGCCATCACCGAAGGCACCCTTTGGCGTCTCTTTGAGAGGCAACGGCCTCTAACTAATTCCAAGGTAAACCCATCCAAGGTAATATTTGAAGGTCAGAGCAACTGACATAGTATACAGAGTCAGAAAGTCTGTCTAGGgtaggagggaggaaggggaggtggatgggtcaaacaataACACACTTTCAGCCAGGACACGACTGTTTGTGTCCAAACTGACCAAACGGAGAATCAATGAATGTTACTTGACTTATGTACATTTAACCCCAAACACAATGTTTTTTCCAAATCTAACCAAGTATTTTCATTGCCTGAACCATCTTGCAACTATTTGACAACTTTAACCACATGTTACATTGACATTTGGGAGCTAGCTGTGCGTCACATACAGATGCAAAAGGCGTAGTCTCAAAAAGGTGCCTTTGACATTAGTATCAAGTGCAGCACTATAAATACCTTTTATGCGGGCTGTCAGAAAGTGTGTGCTGTTTTGAAAATGCAGACGATTATCACATCTTGCCGCTCTCCATTTTAGCAGTGTGAGTGTGGCCATTTGGAACTGCTATATAGATGCAGCTGAACGACCCTTCATACAAACTATTTTGGTTCAACTATTCCCCTGTCTTTAAGATGGGCATTCATGACTGGATGACGAAGAATTTAATTTCCCACAGCTTGTTCTTAAGCTCCAATCATCGGCAGCAGCTTCTACTCCCAAAGCCAGACAAAATATGTCACAGGGCAGAATGGATTTTAAGGAAACATAAAATGTCATGGGTCAGTGCTACTAACGCTAATTTCAGCTAACGCTAGCCCCTCGCCAAGAAACTGTCCAGTTCACTACAAGTTCTCACACCACAACTCGATTTCTGGCCGGTTATTTCTATTCACCCATGTCCGTTCCCAGTCCCTTGAACAAGTAACAGGCTCAGATGTTAAAGGCTGCGGCCTGTCAAATGTGTATGAGTCATTGTTGACGTTAGCATTTGGGTTTATGTTCATTATTGTAATAGCTGACCTTGTCAGCCATCTCTCTCTTATGTCACAATTTCACACAATTTCTTTAGTTAGTTTAGTTAAAGGTGAAGCcttacaaaaattaaatgtcattCTCTAACATATTATAACTCCATAGTGTTGTCCATCTAAAACATTTCTCTTATAGGATGTGAGGCTTGGCAATATGTCCTCCTTTTCAAGGGTTTTGCAAGCCTTTCTATTCTTGTGAGCATATTTATATCTTATatatcataacaaaaaaaatatacacacaatatataGGGATTTCAATCTACAGTTTGACCATGTAGAAAGGTTTCAACAGTAAAGTAAAATCTTTGTGACTGAAACAAAAGTGTGGTCATAATATGACGTTCTGACAATTGTTCTGACTTCCTGTCGCCTTGCAGACTCTCTCTGTTGCAATCTATTTGCCGTTTCCTCTTTCCCGCACATGGCTGTGGCCTCATGTTGCATGAATTTACGCCACATTTTTGAATTTCCTTTTGTGCAATCAATAAATGTTAAAGTTGTTGATTTCTGGAAAGGACACAAATCCCAAAAAGTCCTTTCACTTGTCTTCAACAGGCTTCACTTTTCAGTCCTGTTTCAGAGGgtttccaaaacacacacactgcgcgAAGGTCAGGATTTGCCTATCACAGTACACTGTTACTGTCATTTGCATCTGTGCTGGTAGACTAAAAataatgtgaacacagcatgcTTTCAGCCTGTCTGTTTGGCTCGTCCAGTCAGGAGGAGGGAAGGATCTGCAACAGCAGAAAGAAAGGAAGCAGAGAGACATAATAGGGAGTAAGGCATcaagaggagggggaggcatACATGCACAGTGTGAGTATGTGTTGTTTCTAACAGTGAGgtaggaggagaggaggaacaggagaaggaggaggaaggggtgCTTCCTCTTCAGTCTGGGGCTGAGCTGCTGATGTATCCCAGCAGCCCCGGTCCGTAGCAACAGGAAACCTTGGTATAAAAAGCCGCGTCGTAGGGGGAACCCTCCTAAGTGTTTCTCAGCCGCAGCATGACCAGGACCGAGAGCCTGAGAGTTTGGACCTAACAAGACAATGCCCAGCCTAATCATCGAACCACTAAACACGCAAAACTTCATCATGGACAGAGATGACAGGAAGAGAAACAAGAACATGTGAGTGAAACTTACTTACTAACTGCGGTGAGCCGGGCTTCCAGTAAATATGCTGACTCTGGGcttcatgaaaaataatttatgtATCTATTTAATACTAACTGTATTTCCAAAGTggtgttttgcttttttggcTCTCATGACAAACCTTTCAGACCCAAGAGCACACTCAGGAATATTATGGATGGTATCTCCTGAAAATAGCTTAAGTTAATAATGTCATCTAACTTTACTTCACCACATGCTCCCTTTTCTAATTACTAACATGCCCAACATGCTTTGACAGATTCACTGGAAACTAATTTAACAGCAGTAAATCCAGTAGGGGTATATTCATGTATTTCTTATCTCTACACAGCGGAAAGAACTTTATGTGCCGACTCCAGTGCATGTTCTCACACTCGTCAAGCTCTGAGAGGTAAGGAGACTTATGGAGTGTTTTGCatacatttcagttttaaaatagCCAGCCTGCTCCTATCATTTCCATCTATGGCATCATGAAAGGATTCAAATGAACTAGAGACACCATGTTTGCTTTGGCacagcacacacgcacaccaacATATCCCATGGCCTGACATTTTTGTATGAATTTGATAAGCACATCTGCTATGCTTTCTTGATTAGACTGCCTCTGTATCCTTACAGCTTTCGCAGCAGCTTTATTTTACCCAAATTTGATTGCAGTTGAGTGATCTAACTTGCATTCTCTCCCAGCAGGCTAAGTTTAGAAGATACCCAACAATGGTCACAGTCACTGGAAAGGCTTCTGGAGTCTAAATGTAGGTTGGTTTTCCTCTGAGGATGAGAATACTGCAAGAACAGTAAATAAAATTTGTGAGAGTTTTAAAgagaatatttgtttttaaaagaagcCGAAAGGAAGTGTTATCTTTGCTTCATGCTTGCTGTGTTTTCTGCGCTTTCCTCAGATGGACTGGCCACTTTTCGCAACTTTCTAAAATCCGAATACAGCGATGAGAATATTGAGTTCTGGCTCACCTGTGAGGACTACAAGAAGATCAAGTCTTCATTCAGAATGTCCTCAAGAGCCAAGAAGATTTATGAGCAGTTCATTAAAGCAGAATCTCCTAAAGAGGTAAATCCAACCTAGAAACTCTTAAATTCTTCTGTATCAGTCAGTAGACAGTCAGTGCTCAGTTTGTGTCTTCAGTTTTCAGAGTACCAAATAGGAATTGTGCCTGCTCACATGTTGAGTCTAAAATCTCTCGCCCTTGGCTCAAATCCCCTCATTCCTATCTATCTGCCTCATTCCAGATCAACATCGACTATCACACCCGAGAGCAGATCAAAAGGAACGTCAAGACTCCCACCATGCACTGCTTTGACGACGCTCAGAAGATAGTTTACGGGCTGATGGAAAGAGACTCGTACCCGCGGTTCCTCCGCTCGGACATTTATAGAACTCTCCTGGAAAACCTCGCCGCCGACGCAACGAAGGGATGAAAGCACGGtcaggagggggtggggggagagagagaacggACATTAAACCCATAACTGGAATGTTTGAGCTCCTTCAGGAGGAAGGACCGAACACAAAGAAGGAAGGAGACTCAACACGGACACGTACGGAGGCCCCGCGCCTTGGCGTCGTCACTAGATCCAGAAGCAAACTGTGCCTTAGTCCCACGTCATGGGAGGATCCCAACACCGAGCACATCACACCTGAGGACTGTGTACCAAGAAGAATAAACAGCTTTAATGATTATGACCCtgtagtgtgtgtttgcacttgGATAAGTCTGTGTACGCAGGCGCATTGAACACTTTCCACAGTGAATCAATCAGCGAGGCGACTGAGGCCCGCTCTGGCTGTGGAGCTGCGTAAGCAAACCATGCAGTGGACCTCCTTTGGCCTTCTTTGCAGAGGTGTTTCCTGTGCAGAATAAGATAGAGGATGTAGGATGCAACGGTCACACTCGATCggctgtgtgtgggtgggtgtgtgtgtgtctcagagagagagtgagagagtgtgtttAGTTGTAGCTTTAAACTGCCACTGACACGGAATAAGCTGTCGCAAAAAGAGTTGGCCAATTATCTAATGACAGCTCTAAGGAAGACAACAAATCTATAGCGAACAGACTCAGTAGTGATATGTCATCCTTAGTAAAGGGTTGCAGAAGGCCACTTAGCTCTGCAAGAGGTGTTCATGTACACTTTAAAAAGGagatttttctcctttttttttttagattggaGCGATATGGGGTTTTAAAAACTGAtactgctattttttttttttttttagatttaagcTGCCAATGGTTGATATTTTGTgcaaatatttaatataattttcaaGCTAAAAAACTAAGTAAAAATAGCTGGCATATTTGTCGCAGTAAAAACCCaggttaaatatattttataggATAAAAAAACATTATCCAGCACAGTTTTTTGTGTTGAATCTGAACCAGATTCTGCACTTCTAAAAAGTTCCCTTTTTTATGGCCAGTGGCATCTAATTTAATTCCTCAGCACACGACTACTGGCCGTGATCTTAAAATTCTTAAAGCACTGAAGTGTCAAGAGTTGTGATTTTTAATGTAATAAACTATTTGAGTGGAATTATTATAGAGATAGGATGTTTCACCTTGCATGATAGGCTGTTAAAACTCCTTGTATACCCTGAGAATATGCCTTATTATTGCTTTCAGAAGCatgttgtttaaatgtattCATAGGGGTTAATAGTTAAGTTAACTTAAAAGTAAAACAATggattatttattgttgttttgtcacCATTTGAGTACAACCTTGTTGCAGTGTTGGAGTGCTTGTTAAAATGTTAGTGATTTGAATgacattaaattatttaaattgcCTTCTTGGAACAGAGTGACATTTTTtagtagcacacacacacacttgtctcTAGTTTCTGTTCTctcatttttcacattacagCTTTTAGCGCTTTGTGTGCCGAAATTAAGTCCGGTGGTCTGTTTAAAGGAAGGCAGCAACCTACACACTTCCAGTGAAATAGATCTTAAAACATGGCATTATAAAATTAATGGGATGTTTGTGTAATGATTGTCTGTTATATGTTTAAAGCAATACTCCACCGCATAAGCATGGAAACATAAAGGCTGTGCCAAGTTCTGGTGGGCTGAAGACTTATTTTCACTGCTGTCGAGAAGCAAGTACAGTGCAGTTGTTGGCAAGACTTAATAATCCATCCTACAAAGTGACAAAGTCTATATACAGTATAGTGCTTTTATAAATAGTGCTCCTGGTCTCTCATATTCAAACATATTCAGCATTTTAATTGAGAAACCTGAGCTGTTATCATCAAGAAGGTAAACATTCAGCATGAGAAAATGAGTATAGCTAAGAAGATAGCAGTaataaaatatctttttaaaaatccaGCATTTGCTTAGTGGCTTTGAActtcaatttctgttttttaaactttattacaTCAAAGTAAAAATGATCCTTGTGATATCCGACAAAGGATGCTGGGTGCTTGCAGTTTCCTGTTATCCTTTTTTATTATCACTGAAAAGCATCTGTTGACTTGAAAATTAAGTGCATTAGTGATATGAACTGTTTCAGAAACAGGAAGGCCCGAACTTCCAGTTTCTTATGAAATCAGTCATTGTGAGAAATGAGATTTTCTCTGAAGTGCAGCAACACAGCATAATGAAACACTGTCCTGTTCAACAGGATTAATGATAACATTTGCTT is a window encoding:
- the LOC125895534 gene encoding regulator of G-protein signaling 21-like isoform X2; this translates as MPSLIIEPLNTQNFIMDRDDRKRNKNIGKNFMCRLQCMFSHSSSSERLSLEDTQQWSQSLERLLESKYGLATFRNFLKSEYSDENIEFWLTCEDYKKIKSSFRMSSRAKKIYEQFIKAESPKEINIDYHTREQIKRNVKTPTMHCFDDAQKIVYGLMERDSYPRFLRSDIYRTLLENLAADATKG
- the LOC125895534 gene encoding regulator of G-protein signaling 21-like isoform X1, whose translation is MPSLIIEPLNTQNFIMDRDDRKRNKNIGKNFMCRLQCMFSHSSSSESRLSLEDTQQWSQSLERLLESKYGLATFRNFLKSEYSDENIEFWLTCEDYKKIKSSFRMSSRAKKIYEQFIKAESPKEINIDYHTREQIKRNVKTPTMHCFDDAQKIVYGLMERDSYPRFLRSDIYRTLLENLAADATKG